The Fulvia fulva chromosome 1, complete sequence region AACGGGCGACGCAAGCTGAGCCCGCCGAGTGTTGGGAAGACGAGGCAGGAGATTCGGGATCAGAGACTGAGGCCGAGGGCACACTGACCCCGGTGCGTCCACGAACCTCCGACTTACCAGGCGCACCTCCACCAACGCCATCGTCGCCCGCCTCCACCCGTGAGCGCGAGACCAGCTATCCACCTGTTTCATCGTTCGGCTTCGACGATGCATTCGTCAAAACTTCTTGCAGCTCCAGATCTGGCACTGCTGGCGCAGACGGCAAGAGGCCCGACAAGACCACATCTGTTGCATCAAGGCTCATAGCCGCTGGTATTGGTCAAAAGGCACCCAGACGAACGAAAGAAGAGCGCGAGTACGATCAGGCCATGCAAATACAAGAGAAAAAGAGGCGTGACAAGGCCCGGGAAGAAGAGGAGAACAAAAAGCGAGAGAAGGAAAGGGCTCAAAAGGCCGTGTGGGATGACTGAAGCTTGAAAGAAAGCATCTCGATCACAAGGTTCATCATGGAGCATCACCCGTCACCTCAAAGTCCCACGCCACTTTTGCGTAGCTGCTTCAATTGCACGCTACAGGCACGAGTCTAGCACAGCACGCGCGACACAGGCGGATACGCAACAGCAGGAGGCTTGGGCAACGACACACCGCCACTGGATGCTTTGACAATGTTGCCTGCGGCTCGCGACGAAGGACCAGCCATCAGCTGTCATGCGTTGCAGTCTCGGGGAACACGCAAGACGACACAACAAATCGATACAGGCATCTGAGCCAACACTGAGCATTTAAAGCTTTGCGCCCGAGCCCTTCTCCAACTCCTTCAGCTTCTTTTGATAGTTCTTGCCCAGCTGCCGTACCATCAGATCAAGCATGACATCTTCCGAGCCGCCTGGAATGCGGTTTCCGTTGACTTCACGCCACATTCTTTCCGCGATTTCACCTTGTCCACTTCTGGTATATCCATTACCGCCGAACAGCAGGACTGCACAATCAGCACACTCCTTCAGGACCTGGGTTGGATCATTGCAATCAGTATCTTTATCTCCATCACTCAGAAAGAAAGGACCGCTACTCACGATTCCGGCCTGGGCCTTGCAAGCAGCCGTCAGGCCTCCGAGTTCTCTATCGGCATCTTCCTTCTTCATTTGAGTCATCTGATACACGAACTGCTCAATCCAAGCCTGCTGGCTCTCAAGTATCGTTCCAGCCTTTGCCAGTCGGTGCCGCACTACAGGTTGTTCAAACAGTGTCTTTCCGAAAGCCTCCCGCTTCAGGACGTATGCAAATGCAGCAGAAAGTGCCACTCGGGCTTGTCGTGTCGTGCCAATCGCGATCGTGAGACGCTCATGGTTGAAGTTGGTCATAATGTACTGGCTCGCGGTCAGTATGTTGCTTAAGCTGATGTCGTGGCTCTACTCACCCGCATGCCCTGGCCTTCCTCGCCGATTAGATTCTCGACCGGAACTTCGACATCGTCGAGCTCGATAAAGGTGGTGCCTGCGGATATCTGCCCTTGGACCTTAAGGCGTCGCATTTCAACGCCCTTGTGCCCTTTCAACGGCACTACAAGCATTGACAGCCCACCTGGACCTGGACCGCCGGTGCGGACAGCCATGGCCGCATTATCAGACCAGTAGGCATTCGTAATCCACTTTTTGGTACCGTTGACAATGTACTTCTTTCCATCCTTACTTTTCACGGCAGTCGTTTGTATGTTGGCAACATCACTGCCTGCGTCAGGTTCAGTGATGGCAATACAAGTCCTCATTTCGCCGCGCAATAGCCCTGGTAGGAACCGCTTCTTAAGTTGCTCGTTGCCAAACTTGATGATTGGAGGAACACCGAATGCGATGCCAGTAGTGAGACTGCCTGATGGACCTGTCAAGCCACTGCGCAACATCTCGTTGCCGTATATGTA contains the following coding sequences:
- a CDS encoding Acyl-CoA dehydrogenase apdG, coding for MATIPAEVPIPFSEPPYALGLPVPWYTPELQQWQRKCREFITEHLTKNAWEWEKEETVPEHVFKEFAQNRMLIPSLPSPLPVRELKDAGIHDVLGVKVEDFTYWHNYIYGNEMLRSGLTGPSGSLTTGIAFGVPPIIKFGNEQLKKRFLPGLLRGEMRTCIAITEPDAGSDVANIQTTAVKSKDGKKYIVNGTKKWITNAYWSDNAAMAVRTGGPGPGGLSMLVVPLKGHKGVEMRRLKVQGQISAGTTFIELDDVEVPVENLIGEEGQGMRYIMTNFNHERLTIAIGTTRQARVALSAAFAYVLKREAFGKTLFEQPVVRHRLAKAGTILESQQAWIEQFVYQMTQMKKEDADRELGGLTAACKAQAGIVLKECADCAVLLFGGNGYTRSGQGEIAERMWREVNGNRIPGGSEDVMLDLMVRQLGKNYQKKLKELEKGSGAKL